One genomic window of Azospirillum thermophilum includes the following:
- a CDS encoding 5'-nucleotidase C-terminal domain-containing protein, whose protein sequence is MIDTATISPDPDLDARTRAYSARLDGLLSMEVGRLEENIDTRRETVRGGESAFANTVVDTLRLALDADVALFNGGGIRGTGAMPPEPS, encoded by the coding sequence GTGATCGACACCGCGACCATTTCCCCCGATCCGGATCTCGATGCCAGGACCCGCGCCTATTCCGCGCGGCTCGACGGGCTGCTGAGCATGGAGGTCGGCCGGCTCGAGGAGAACATCGACACCCGGCGGGAGACCGTCCGCGGCGGGGAGAGCGCCTTCGCCAATACCGTGGTCGACACGCTGCGCCTGGCGCTCGACGCCGACGTGGCGCTGTTCAACGGCGGCGGGATCCGGGGGACAGGAGCTATGCCGCCGGAACCGTCCTGA
- a CDS encoding 5'-nucleotidase C-terminal domain-containing protein, with protein sequence MEAVESGVSGIEQLQGRFPHLSNARVVVDATRPPGRRVVDLAIGGKPVDARRTTGWRPAAIWRRAATATACWSPLPPAGGAGQRFRLDPADRDHHPHGCLRAAARRPHDGEAVSAGTGGTAP encoded by the coding sequence ATGGAAGCGGTTGAGAGCGGCGTCAGCGGGATCGAACAGTTGCAGGGCCGCTTCCCCCACCTGTCGAACGCGCGCGTCGTCGTGGACGCCACCCGTCCGCCGGGGCGGCGGGTGGTGGATCTGGCGATCGGCGGCAAGCCGGTGGACGCGCGTCGCACTACCGGCTGGCGACCAGCAGCTATCTGGCGGCGGGCGGCGACGGCTACAGCATGCTGGTCTCCGCTCCCGCCTGCTGGAGGAGCGGGACAGCGATTTCGTCTCGACCCTGCTGATCGCGACCATCACCCGCACGGGTGTCTTCGCGCCGCGGCTCGACGGCCGCATGACGGTGAAGCGGTGAGTGCCGGCACCGGAGGCACCGCCCCATGA
- a CDS encoding PAS domain-containing sensor histidine kinase — protein sequence MTADGQGRAAAGKAPPDSAAALAARQRRRRFGIAMRITAGLSVMMLLVVTIAGVSLSSFRTFRAEVTSLSRTTLPELITGAELHSSLQKLVAQLPLLASATSTPQRRSIYNEVVSDLETLHLLVARMRGQLNEDAALERGAASRPDALHPADLAAHGFGPQCRGRPPDRERRTAQSEAARGLSRLSDGLERLSDPDAGPWCGAHRRPDGAGRRLHQLEHLSRLKAEQRAAERTLGELGRSPSRPPAVGSHYGGHAPGADRPAGIARRPVPQRGGAGAGAQPAQALTGQARVLAETVDRSTRTLFEALRDQSADRTDAIVGLITERGRVVLALVGASALLAVGVYFVFRRFLSSRLVGLNDAVMQRVAGTQAAIPVGGHDEITDIASSIRYFIDEIDRRQRDLAENERRFRSLVEGSIQGIIIHRNFRPLYANDSFAAMLNMTVPEVLALPSLGALVTEDELPQLVSNAEYLISTGQPTARRRIRARRLDGSLLWVELTGRRVEWMDGPAVQAVVVDVTREVEAEEALRQSRDAAEQALRELKATQASLIQAEKMASLGQLVAGVAHEVNTPIGITITGASQLQALMEELERQHAAGALRRSDFQRFLTDGQEMANLILANCTRAANLVQSFKLVAVDQSSDERRSFLLREYVEELLRSLHPTYKNRQGLQIVIDCPEEIELDGYPGALSQILTNLIMNALIHALEPEEPGTITIAARLTDRKTVELIVADTGRGIAPEVLPKIFDPFFTTRRGSGGSGLGLHIVYNLVTSRLHGTISVDSGLGRGTRFTLRFPRIADPAVAAA from the coding sequence ATGACCGCAGACGGGCAGGGCCGCGCTGCGGCAGGCAAGGCGCCACCCGACTCCGCCGCGGCCCTGGCCGCCCGGCAGCGCCGGCGCCGCTTCGGCATCGCCATGCGCATCACCGCCGGCCTGTCGGTGATGATGCTGCTGGTGGTGACGATCGCCGGCGTCTCGCTCTCCTCCTTCCGGACCTTCCGGGCCGAGGTCACCTCGCTGTCGCGCACCACCCTGCCGGAGCTGATCACCGGCGCCGAGCTGCACAGCTCGCTGCAGAAGCTGGTGGCGCAGCTTCCGCTTCTGGCCAGCGCCACCTCGACGCCGCAGCGCCGGTCGATCTACAACGAGGTCGTCTCCGACCTGGAGACGCTGCATCTGCTGGTCGCCCGCATGCGCGGGCAGCTCAACGAGGATGCCGCGCTGGAACGGGGGGCAGCTTCTCGACCAGATGCGCTCCACCCTGCTGATCTGGCCGCCCACGGTTTCGGACCTCAATGCCGAGGTCGCCCGCCAGATCGAGAGCGGCGAACCGCCCAGTCGGAGGCCGCGCGGGGCCTGAGCCGCCTGTCGGACGGGCTGGAACGGCTGTCCGATCCCGATGCCGGTCCCTGGTGCGGCGCGCATCGGCGCCCTGATGGCGCGGGCCGCCGGCTCCACCAGCTCGAGCATCTCAGCCGGCTGAAGGCGGAACAGCGGGCGGCCGAACGGACGCTGGGCGAGCTGGGCAGATCGCCGTCGCGGCCACCGGCCGTCGGGTCCCATTATGGCGGCCATGCACCAGGAGCTGATCGACCTGCTGGTATCGCCCGGCGGCCTGTTCCACAGCGCGGTGGAGCGGGTGCAGGCGCGCAACCGGCGCAGGCGCTGACCGGGCAGGCCCGCGTCCTGGCGGAGACGGTGGACCGCTCGACCCGCACGCTGTTCGAGGCGCTGCGCGACCAGTCGGCCGACCGCACGGACGCCATCGTCGGCCTGATCACGGAGCGGGGGCGGGTCGTGCTGGCACTGGTCGGCGCCTCGGCCCTGCTCGCGGTCGGCGTCTATTTCGTCTTCCGGCGCTTCCTGTCCTCCCGCCTCGTCGGCCTCAACGACGCGGTGATGCAGCGGGTCGCCGGCACGCAGGCCGCCATCCCGGTCGGCGGCCATGACGAGATCACCGACATCGCCTCGTCGATCCGCTACTTCATCGACGAGATCGACCGCCGCCAGCGCGACCTCGCCGAGAACGAGCGGCGCTTCCGCAGCCTCGTGGAAGGCTCGATCCAGGGCATCATCATCCACCGGAACTTCCGGCCGCTCTACGCCAACGACAGCTTCGCCGCCATGCTGAACATGACGGTGCCGGAAGTGCTCGCCCTGCCCTCCCTCGGCGCCCTGGTGACCGAGGATGAACTGCCGCAGCTCGTCTCCAACGCCGAGTACCTGATCAGCACCGGGCAGCCGACCGCCCGGCGGCGCATCCGCGCACGGCGCCTCGACGGCAGCCTGCTCTGGGTGGAGCTGACCGGGCGGCGGGTGGAGTGGATGGACGGCCCGGCGGTGCAGGCGGTCGTCGTCGACGTCACCCGCGAGGTGGAGGCGGAAGAGGCCCTGCGCCAGTCGCGCGATGCCGCCGAGCAGGCGCTGCGCGAGCTGAAGGCGACCCAGGCGAGCCTGATCCAGGCGGAGAAGATGGCATCGCTCGGCCAGCTCGTCGCCGGGGTGGCGCACGAGGTCAACACGCCGATCGGCATCACCATCACCGGCGCCTCCCAGCTTCAGGCCCTGATGGAGGAGCTGGAGCGCCAGCATGCCGCCGGCGCGCTGCGGCGGTCGGACTTCCAGCGCTTCCTGACCGACGGGCAGGAAATGGCGAACCTGATCCTCGCCAACTGCACCCGCGCCGCCAATCTCGTGCAGAGCTTCAAGCTGGTCGCCGTCGACCAGTCGAGCGACGAGCGACGCAGCTTCCTGCTGCGCGAGTATGTCGAGGAACTGCTGCGCAGCCTGCACCCGACCTACAAGAACCGCCAGGGCCTGCAGATCGTCATCGACTGCCCGGAGGAGATCGAGCTGGACGGCTATCCCGGGGCCCTGTCGCAGATCCTGACCAACCTCATCATGAACGCGCTGATCCACGCGCTGGAACCGGAGGAGCCGGGCACCATCACCATCGCCGCCCGGCTGACCGACCGCAAGACCGTGGAGCTGATCGTCGCCGACACCGGCCGCGGCATCGCGCCGGAGGTCCTGCCGAAGATCTTCGATCCCTTCTTCACCACCCGTCGCGGCAGCGGCGGCAGCGGGCTCGGCCTCCACATCGTCTACAACCTCGTCACCAGCCGGCTGCACGGCACCATCTCCGTGGACAGCGGCCTCGGCCGGGGAACCCGCTTCACCCTGCGCTTCCCCCGCATCGCCGATCCGGCCGTCGCCGCCGCCTGA
- a CDS encoding flagellin: MSTITQVSTYSRYLSLVRNLTNGQGTVDSLSQQLTTGKKSVDLNAYGPEVQKLLDLRAEMARRNNYVQNIDTASPRLQATDKVLTSLEKLATDWQSSNLMPFEPGPPSVTSTYNANADAMDVSLNLSKSKLMVGARFTVTAVPSKDGANGTYDVTVSDGLGGTSTRSINLKTVPPNDGGGYNFKIAGGPGEGAVLNLDFKNLQAASSSNFTVTFPKADQMKERAEGALRDIRQYLNERFGERFLFSGSRFSTEPVTDLSAGPQVTKVTLNGPIVSDEDYFEVTINGRKFGYQVGPTDPKTLSSVADALTQQIAKADPPLPVTLQSKDGIITVTGKDASQKFDVSARVFNSASIDNSATTPTTVQAATATAQQVDSFTLTGDKVDIGDTFEFSVHVGDPDDPFNQKYYTQYPNEPRDLPPYTEYKVSYTVTEKDYNAGVTDTTQVATQLRQQFNTLYPNAPLTAQGSGATILPTSNGMLDPNHPNRTQLFSTTAKAVNGSVQNTVSVATLPPVPDKVMDIPDTTPPDLPFYDSEFLTKGKNPEAYRKAMVTADDSLNITYGVTADDQAFQTLIKAFRLARAAASNPGKYEELVGQSRSLMAEAQGQVRNIHAKVASDLATLEDQKTTHKTAIATLTDRVAKIEGIDETEVAARLSSAMNTLQASYTVAGQTQKLSLLNYIA, from the coding sequence ATGAGCACGATCACGCAAGTCAGCACCTACTCACGCTATCTGAGCCTGGTGCGCAACCTGACCAACGGCCAGGGGACCGTGGACTCGCTGTCGCAGCAGCTCACCACGGGCAAGAAGTCGGTGGACCTGAACGCCTACGGGCCGGAGGTGCAGAAGCTCCTCGACCTGCGGGCGGAGATGGCCCGGCGCAACAATTACGTCCAGAACATCGACACCGCGAGCCCGCGCCTGCAGGCGACGGACAAGGTGCTGACGAGCCTGGAAAAGCTGGCGACGGACTGGCAGTCCAGCAACCTGATGCCGTTCGAGCCCGGCCCGCCCAGCGTCACCTCGACCTACAACGCCAACGCCGATGCGATGGACGTGTCGCTGAACCTCAGCAAGTCCAAGCTGATGGTCGGTGCGCGCTTCACCGTGACGGCCGTGCCGTCGAAGGACGGCGCCAACGGCACCTACGACGTGACGGTCAGCGACGGGCTGGGCGGGACCTCCACCCGCAGCATCAACCTGAAGACCGTGCCGCCCAACGACGGCGGCGGCTACAACTTCAAGATTGCCGGCGGCCCCGGCGAGGGCGCGGTGCTGAACCTGGATTTCAAGAACCTGCAGGCCGCCTCCAGCAGCAACTTCACCGTCACCTTCCCCAAGGCCGACCAGATGAAGGAGCGGGCGGAGGGCGCGCTGCGCGACATCCGACAGTATCTGAACGAGCGGTTCGGCGAACGCTTCCTGTTCTCCGGCTCGCGCTTCTCGACCGAGCCGGTGACCGACCTGTCGGCCGGCCCCCAGGTGACCAAGGTCACGCTGAACGGCCCGATCGTCAGCGACGAAGACTATTTCGAGGTGACGATCAACGGCCGCAAGTTCGGCTATCAGGTGGGGCCGACCGATCCGAAGACTCTGTCGTCGGTCGCCGACGCGCTGACGCAGCAGATCGCCAAGGCCGATCCGCCCCTGCCGGTGACCCTGCAGTCCAAGGACGGCATCATCACCGTGACGGGCAAGGACGCCAGCCAGAAGTTCGACGTGTCGGCGCGGGTCTTCAACAGCGCCAGCATCGACAATTCGGCGACCACGCCGACGACCGTGCAGGCGGCGACCGCCACGGCGCAGCAGGTCGATTCCTTCACGCTGACCGGCGACAAGGTGGACATCGGCGACACCTTCGAGTTCTCGGTCCATGTCGGCGATCCTGACGACCCGTTCAACCAGAAATACTATACCCAGTACCCCAACGAGCCGCGCGACCTGCCGCCCTACACGGAGTACAAGGTCAGCTATACGGTCACCGAGAAGGACTACAACGCCGGCGTGACGGACACCACGCAGGTGGCGACCCAGCTCCGCCAGCAGTTCAACACGCTGTACCCGAATGCTCCGCTCACCGCGCAGGGCAGCGGCGCGACGATCCTGCCGACCAGCAACGGCATGCTGGACCCGAACCATCCGAACCGCACGCAGCTTTTCTCGACCACGGCCAAGGCGGTCAACGGGTCGGTCCAGAACACCGTTTCGGTCGCCACGCTGCCGCCGGTGCCGGACAAGGTGATGGACATCCCCGACACCACGCCGCCCGACCTGCCCTTCTACGATTCGGAGTTCCTGACCAAGGGCAAGAACCCCGAGGCCTACCGCAAGGCGATGGTCACGGCAGACGACAGTCTCAACATCACCTATGGCGTGACCGCCGACGACCAGGCGTTCCAGACGCTGATCAAGGCCTTCCGCCTTGCCCGCGCCGCGGCCTCCAACCCCGGCAAGTACGAGGAGCTGGTCGGCCAGTCGCGCAGCCTGATGGCCGAGGCGCAGGGCCAGGTGCGCAACATCCACGCCAAGGTCGCGTCCGACCTCGCGACGCTGGAGGACCAGAAGACCACCCACAAGACGGCCATCGCCACCCTGACCGACCGCGTCGCCAAGATCGAGGGCATCGACGAGACGGAGGTGGCGGCCCGCCTCAGCTCCGCCATGAACACGCTGCAGGCCTCCTACACCGTCGCCGGCCAGACGCAGAAGCTGTCGCTGCTGAACTACATCGCCTGA
- the flgK gene encoding flagellar hook-associated protein FlgK gives MSLFSALSSATAGLRTVQANVKLVSDNIARADDPTRTRHTTTQIVDGSGQVVTTEYRREVDKALRAQVDELTARDGFSSTQAGYMQQLGDLMRTTNGKPQLNSYAETFQAAWKTLETSPENETAQYQLVQAADNFAREIQRVSKGVEEMQQSMTNDLRTSVDRVNQLLKDISAINDNIVSLKGYGSAANEVADKRDGLIRELNSYMSVRAVERPDGRMALFSPTGLALVDAEPAKLSFDGGNINLETGNHITPVSDSMQQGKIGALFSMLKDGSTASPPTKASAEPTGEIIRKLRSQLDAFAKEFVGETKPGQPTSFRDAYNGAKPVKEGEEPTLFFEGTDRFTIGVSANLLENRTKIKQSAISPVVAAMNTVGRNLTADGLKLEDTSYSGMASAITGGWMAAAKTVNDMSAQNKESRQILEERYHSKTGVNIDEEIANLQQLQTSYAASARVMQVASAMFDALEAVVR, from the coding sequence ATGTCCCTCTTCTCAGCCCTGAGCAGCGCGACCGCGGGATTGCGCACCGTCCAGGCCAATGTGAAGCTGGTCTCGGACAACATCGCCCGCGCGGACGATCCCACCCGGACCCGCCACACCACCACGCAGATCGTGGACGGCAGCGGCCAGGTCGTGACGACCGAGTACCGGCGCGAGGTGGACAAGGCCCTGCGTGCCCAGGTGGACGAACTGACCGCCCGCGACGGATTCTCGTCCACCCAGGCCGGCTACATGCAGCAGCTCGGCGACCTGATGCGGACGACCAACGGGAAGCCGCAGCTCAACAGCTATGCCGAGACCTTCCAGGCAGCCTGGAAGACGCTGGAGACCTCACCGGAGAACGAGACCGCCCAGTACCAGCTCGTCCAGGCCGCCGACAACTTCGCCCGCGAGATCCAGCGCGTGTCGAAGGGGGTGGAGGAGATGCAGCAGTCCATGACGAACGATCTCCGGACGTCCGTGGACCGGGTGAACCAGCTCCTGAAGGACATCAGCGCCATCAACGACAACATCGTCTCGCTGAAGGGCTACGGCTCCGCGGCGAACGAGGTGGCCGACAAGCGGGACGGGCTGATCCGCGAGCTCAACAGCTACATGAGCGTGCGCGCGGTCGAGCGCCCGGACGGCCGGATGGCCCTGTTCTCGCCGACCGGCCTGGCGCTGGTCGACGCCGAACCGGCAAAACTTTCCTTCGACGGCGGCAATATCAACCTGGAGACCGGCAATCATATCACCCCGGTCAGCGACAGCATGCAGCAGGGCAAGATCGGCGCCCTGTTCTCGATGCTGAAGGACGGGTCGACCGCCAGCCCGCCGACGAAGGCCAGCGCCGAGCCGACCGGCGAGATCATCCGCAAGCTGCGCTCGCAGCTCGACGCCTTCGCCAAGGAGTTCGTGGGCGAGACGAAGCCCGGCCAGCCCACCAGCTTCCGCGACGCCTACAACGGCGCCAAGCCGGTGAAGGAGGGCGAGGAGCCGACCCTGTTCTTCGAGGGGACCGACCGCTTCACCATCGGCGTCAGCGCCAACCTCTTGGAAAACCGGACGAAAATCAAGCAGTCGGCGATCAGCCCGGTGGTCGCGGCGATGAACACCGTCGGCCGCAACCTGACCGCCGACGGGCTGAAGCTGGAGGACACCTCCTACAGCGGGATGGCCAGCGCCATCACCGGCGGCTGGATGGCGGCCGCCAAGACGGTCAACGACATGAGCGCCCAGAACAAGGAATCCCGGCAGATCCTGGAAGAGCGCTACCACTCCAAGACCGGCGTGAACATCGACGAGGAAATCGCGAATCTCCAGCAGCTTCAAACATCCTACGCCGCTTCGGCACGAGTCATGCAAGTGGCTTCGGCGATGTTTGACGCGCTGGAGGCTGTCGTCCGATGA
- a CDS encoding flagellar hook-basal body complex protein codes for MSIFGSLTTAVLGLNAQSKALGHISDNIANASTLGYKRVDSAFETLVLQSNERLHAPGGVVAKPVFMNNIQGALSQVQSPTNAAIQGQGFFSVSKLSRGLTGPGQSGETVQTQTGTLNADNVYYTRVGDFELDKNRYLVNSAGFALNGWQVDETTGQLKKDVVQPIQVSAVTDKPQSTSSITLGANLPATPKPGIKVPDSSIQIYDTQGNSRTVQFNWRQDGANNWRLGIVAPGSSTQPVAGTFTGGTAKMALGTNISGVTPVAQVSQVLVNGTSFVKPSTVAIGGRSNFYPDGSSQPNIRIGDTYSVTINGGAPLSLTVTAANIGSYPDFAAVANNLMGQINAIAGQPYKASIDPNDATKIVVTTANDKPVQISGSFSTSGAPQQSTVSSPLTNANGGGPGIQQSTYTFSTTAVDVGDEFRVTVAGTEFKTRITSANAAALPNIAAVVANLATQISAAGLGITAAPGAAPNTNQLVITGSAATSTFTTSAGITNADTATNNVTGSSPATFTALTAATTPATAGTPEVTLYNLPAGALKVPDEYSVTVLGQTFTTKIGYSNINTLKDMAGVVKDLVTQINQAGLAVNADVNSTGALRLTGTTNGVNLNSSASKLAITATDNVRVGDKYTVTIDSVPYSVEVTADNIGTIGTYDGLANAVATKINSARPSAPVIATVTNSQVTLTARNPGTPFKMDQQYTSGTATSNKINGPTISPPTENRGQQQVFSFPQTQIDIGDRYTITIDGKPVSVAVDSTNYGSFEDITGVAQELANKINAAGLNVTASATNGRLTIVHNTPNTGKFTAIPSVDNATGSSGTLSGGTITTNVAGVNQQRAITLTGSPGDVGAVYSVTIDQTTISYTTKGDETSMEDITAKLADLVNANTSLSVTAGAVGSVLTLTSKTQSGVAADQFSVDPFTSSGQTPAYVQLGFGTNKDNVGTITSISTAKVGTGSAVTNSNQTTGADATVTFTVDYGFGPQQITLNLGKFGKSGGLTQYAGSEINVTQLVQDGASRGQFKEVVYGDNGDVIVNYDNGRSRVIGRIPVVTFNNPNALQREAGGVFIETEDGGRPNFNDPDTNGAGAVVANSVESSNVDIADEFTKLIVTQRTYSANTKIVTTSDEMLQEVLGLKR; via the coding sequence ATGAGCATCTTCGGATCGTTGACCACCGCCGTCCTCGGCCTGAACGCCCAGTCGAAGGCCCTCGGCCACATCTCCGACAACATCGCCAACGCCTCGACGCTGGGCTACAAGCGGGTCGACTCGGCCTTCGAGACCCTGGTGCTGCAGTCGAACGAACGGCTCCACGCGCCGGGCGGCGTCGTCGCCAAGCCGGTGTTCATGAACAACATCCAGGGCGCCCTTTCGCAGGTGCAGAGCCCGACGAACGCCGCCATCCAGGGGCAGGGCTTCTTCAGCGTCTCCAAGCTGAGCCGCGGCCTGACCGGTCCGGGGCAGTCGGGCGAGACGGTGCAGACCCAGACCGGCACGCTGAACGCGGACAACGTCTACTACACCCGCGTCGGCGACTTCGAACTGGACAAGAACCGCTATCTGGTGAACAGCGCCGGCTTCGCGCTGAACGGCTGGCAGGTGGACGAGACGACCGGGCAGCTCAAGAAGGACGTGGTCCAGCCGATCCAGGTGAGCGCCGTGACGGACAAGCCGCAGTCGACCAGCAGCATCACGCTGGGCGCCAACCTGCCGGCCACGCCGAAGCCGGGGATCAAGGTGCCGGACTCCAGCATCCAGATCTACGACACCCAGGGCAACTCCCGCACGGTGCAGTTCAACTGGCGGCAGGACGGCGCCAACAACTGGCGCCTCGGCATCGTGGCGCCGGGCAGCAGCACGCAGCCGGTGGCCGGCACCTTCACCGGCGGCACCGCCAAAATGGCGCTCGGCACCAACATTTCCGGCGTGACGCCGGTCGCCCAGGTCAGCCAGGTTCTGGTGAACGGCACGAGCTTCGTGAAGCCCTCCACCGTCGCGATCGGCGGCCGCTCCAACTTCTATCCGGACGGGAGCTCGCAGCCCAACATCCGGATCGGCGACACCTACAGCGTCACCATCAACGGCGGCGCCCCCCTGAGCCTGACGGTGACGGCGGCGAACATCGGCAGCTATCCGGATTTCGCGGCCGTCGCGAACAACCTGATGGGGCAGATCAACGCGATCGCCGGCCAGCCTTACAAGGCCTCGATCGACCCGAACGACGCCACCAAGATCGTCGTCACCACGGCCAACGACAAGCCGGTGCAGATCAGCGGCAGCTTCTCCACCAGCGGTGCGCCGCAGCAGAGCACGGTCAGCAGCCCGCTGACCAACGCCAACGGCGGCGGCCCCGGCATCCAGCAAAGCACCTACACCTTCTCGACCACCGCGGTCGACGTGGGCGACGAGTTCCGCGTGACGGTGGCGGGCACCGAGTTCAAGACGCGCATCACCTCCGCCAACGCCGCCGCCCTGCCGAACATCGCCGCGGTCGTCGCGAATCTGGCGACGCAGATTTCGGCCGCCGGCCTCGGCATCACCGCGGCCCCGGGTGCTGCGCCCAACACGAACCAGCTGGTCATCACCGGCTCGGCCGCGACCTCGACCTTCACCACCTCGGCCGGCATCACCAACGCCGACACCGCTACCAACAACGTGACCGGGTCGAGCCCGGCGACCTTCACCGCCCTGACGGCGGCCACGACCCCGGCGACGGCCGGCACCCCGGAGGTGACGCTGTACAACCTTCCGGCGGGCGCGCTGAAGGTTCCGGACGAATATTCGGTGACCGTGCTGGGGCAGACCTTCACGACCAAGATCGGCTATTCGAACATCAACACGCTCAAGGACATGGCCGGCGTGGTGAAAGATCTGGTCACCCAGATCAACCAGGCCGGTCTGGCGGTCAACGCCGACGTCAATTCCACCGGCGCCCTGCGGCTCACCGGCACGACGAACGGCGTCAACCTGAACAGCAGCGCGTCGAAGCTGGCCATCACCGCGACCGACAACGTGCGCGTCGGCGACAAGTACACGGTGACCATCGACAGTGTCCCCTATTCGGTGGAGGTGACGGCCGACAACATCGGCACCATCGGCACCTATGACGGGCTGGCGAACGCGGTCGCGACCAAGATCAACTCGGCCCGCCCGTCGGCGCCGGTGATCGCCACGGTCACCAACTCCCAGGTGACGCTGACGGCGCGCAACCCCGGCACGCCGTTCAAGATGGACCAGCAGTACACCTCCGGCACCGCCACCTCGAACAAGATCAACGGCCCGACCATCAGCCCCCCGACGGAGAACCGCGGGCAGCAGCAGGTCTTCTCCTTCCCGCAGACCCAGATCGACATCGGCGACCGCTACACGATCACGATCGACGGCAAGCCGGTTTCCGTCGCGGTCGACAGCACCAACTACGGCTCGTTCGAGGACATCACCGGCGTCGCGCAGGAACTGGCGAACAAGATCAACGCGGCCGGCCTGAACGTCACCGCTTCGGCGACCAACGGGCGGCTGACCATCGTCCACAACACGCCGAACACCGGCAAGTTCACGGCCATCCCGTCGGTCGACAACGCCACGGGCAGCTCCGGCACGCTGAGCGGCGGGACGATCACCACGAACGTCGCCGGCGTCAACCAGCAGCGGGCCATCACCCTGACCGGCTCGCCGGGCGACGTGGGGGCCGTCTACAGCGTGACCATCGACCAGACGACGATCAGCTACACGACCAAGGGCGACGAGACCTCGATGGAGGACATCACCGCCAAGCTGGCCGATCTGGTCAACGCCAACACCTCGCTGTCGGTGACCGCCGGCGCGGTGGGCAGCGTGCTGACCCTGACCTCGAAGACCCAGAGCGGTGTCGCCGCCGACCAGTTCTCCGTCGATCCCTTCACCTCCTCCGGCCAGACCCCGGCCTATGTGCAGCTCGGCTTCGGCACCAACAAGGACAATGTCGGCACGATCACCAGCATCAGCACCGCCAAGGTTGGCACGGGCTCCGCGGTGACCAACTCGAACCAGACCACGGGGGCCGACGCGACCGTGACCTTCACGGTGGACTACGGCTTCGGCCCGCAGCAGATCACGCTGAACCTCGGCAAGTTCGGCAAGTCGGGCGGCCTGACCCAGTATGCCGGCAGCGAGATCAACGTCACGCAGCTCGTCCAGGACGGTGCCTCGCGCGGCCAGTTCAAGGAGGTGGTCTACGGCGACAACGGCGACGTGATCGTCAACTACGACAACGGCCGCAGCCGCGTCATCGGCCGCATCCCGGTGGTGACCTTCAACAACCCGAACGCGCTGCAGCGCGAAGCCGGCGGCGTGTTCATCGAGACGGAGGACGGCGGCCGGCCGAACTTCAACGACCCGGACACCAACGGTGCCGGCGCGGTGGTCGCCAACAGCGTGGAATCGTCCAACGTCGACATCGCGGACGAGTTCACCAAGCTGATCGTCACCCAGCGCACCTACTCCGCCAACACGAAGATCGTCACGACTTCGGACGAGATGCTGCAGGAAGTCCTCGGCCTGAAGCGCTGA